The Pyxidicoccus sp. MSG2 DNA segment TGGCCGGCCCTGCTGGCCGCCGTCTTCGTGGCGGAGGCGGGGACGGTGGTGCTGGAGGGAATCCCCGCGCCGGTGGCGGCCATCTGGGGGGTGGGCAACGTGCTGCGCACCCTGCTGGGCGCGGCGCTGCTGCGGCGCTTCGTCGGAGGACCGGTGCTCTTCCACCGGGTGCGCGACGTGGCCGGGGTGCTCGTCCTGGGAGGCCTGGTGGGCACGCTGCCCAGCGCCCTGCTGGGGGCGGTGGGCGCCGGGCTGTGGGTGGGCGCCGTGTCCTTCCGGGACGAGTTCCTGGCGTGGTGGCTGAGCGACCTGCTGGGCACCGTGCTGATGGCGCCGTTGCTGCTGACGTGGTGGCCCCTGGGCCGCGAGGTGCGGGACTCCCGGCGACTGGCGGAACTGGGCGCGCTGCTGGCGCTGGTGGCCGGCGTCACCATCCTCATCTTCCAGCGCTCCGGTGCGGCCCCGCTGGGGCTGCTCGCCACGCTGCCCTATGCGGCCTTTCCCCTCGTCATCGCCGCGGCGCTGCGCCACGGGTCCAGGGGGGCGTCCAGCGCCATCCTGGTGATGGGGACGCTGGCGGTGGCGTACACGAGCGGGGGCCGCGGCCCCTTCGGCGTGCTGCCCATGTCGGCGGCGGAGCGGATCCTCGCCGTGCAGGTCTTCGTGGCGGTGCTCAGCCTGACCGCGCTCACGCTGGCGGCGGTGGTGGCCGAGCGGCGCCGGGTGGAGGTGTTCCAGCGCGTGTTGGCCACCGCGGGCGCGGAGCTGGCGTCGTCGCCGGATTGGGGCGCCACGTTGCCGCGCGTGGTGCGGCTCATCGTCCCGGAGCTGTGCGCCGGGGCCGCCATCTGGATGGTGGACACGCAAGACATGGTGCGGCGGGTGGCGGCTTCGGGGTGGACGCCCGGGCGCGAGGCGGCGCTGCGCGGTCAGTTGCCTCCGCTGCCATGCGAGCCGCGCCGCTGGCGGGGGCACTCGGGCTCGGGGGTGCTGGTGCCGCTGCGGGTGCGCGGGGGGGTGGTGGGGGCGCTCGCGCTGGTGGCGGACGCCGAGGACCCCCCGCTGGGCCGGCGTGAAGCGCTGCTGGCGGAGGACCTGGCGCGCCGCTGCGCCATGGCGATGGAGAACGCGCGGCTGCTCGACGAGGCGCACGAGGCCATTGGCGCGCGGGACGACTTCATCTCCGTGGCGGCGCATGAGCTGCGCACGCCGCTGGCCACACTCACCCTGCGTGTGCAGAACCTGCTGTCCCAGCTGCGCCGCGCGGGCGAGCAGGAGGGGGTGCTGGAGCGGCTGGGCTTCATCTCCCGGCAGGTGGCGCGGCTGACGGGGCTGGTGGAGCGCGTGCTGGACGTGGGCCGCGTCAACGCCGGCACGCTGGAGCTGCGGCGCGAGCAGGTGGACCTCACCGCGCTGGTGGAGGCGTGTGTGGACCGCCTCGCGGACGAGGCCGTGCGCTCCGGTTGCGAGCTGCGGCTGCGGACGGAGGCTCCGCACGTGTCGGGATGGATGGACCGGGGCCGGGTGGAGCAGGCGCTCACGCACCTGCTGGGCAACGCCATCAAGTTCGGCATCGGCGCGCCGGTGGACGTGGAGCTGGTCCAGGTGGACGGCCGCGCCCGGCTGACGGTGACGGACCATGGCATCGGCATCCCTCCCGAGGCGCTGGAGCGCATCTTCGGACGCTTCGAGCGCGCGGTGTCCTCGCACCAGTACGGTGGACTGGGGCTGGGACTGTTCCTCACCCGGCAGATTGTCGAGGCCCACGGCGGCTCCATCCACGTGGAGAGCGAGGCCGGCGCGGGGGCCACCTTCGTGCTGGAGCTGCCCGTGCAGCCAAGCCAGTCGCTCCAGCGGGAGCCGGCGCGGCCCCAGCCCGGCGTGTGAGTCCGCGTGTGGGGACTCCGTGGCGCCGCCGCGGGCTTCGGCGGGGCCGGATGTTTCCACCATGGGTCGCCCCACAGTCCCGTGTGGGAAATCAATTCCACACAGGGGCGGCACCAGGGCCCCGGTGAGGTGTCCACGGGTGGACGTGCCAGCGGCCGTGCAGGCGCGGCACGCGGGTTGCTCTGACGCGTGGGCATGCATCGTGGAGTGTGGCTGGGGGCGGTGGTGGGGATGCTGCTGTGGGGCGGTGAGGCGGAGGCCGTGCGCAAGCGCACGCCGAAGCGTCAGACCACCGTCTCGCTGGCGGAGCGGGCCGTGTGGCGGGCGAAGTCGTGGTTGGGGCTGAGCACGCTGCGGACCGTGAGTACGACGGTGAACGATGACTGCT contains these protein-coding regions:
- a CDS encoding MASE1 domain-containing protein, which encodes MARRAMLLALCFVALKYLSLRFVFPPVMSAVLWLPAGVSLAFLLRSPTRMWPALLAAVFVAEAGTVVLEGIPAPVAAIWGVGNVLRTLLGAALLRRFVGGPVLFHRVRDVAGVLVLGGLVGTLPSALLGAVGAGLWVGAVSFRDEFLAWWLSDLLGTVLMAPLLLTWWPLGREVRDSRRLAELGALLALVAGVTILIFQRSGAAPLGLLATLPYAAFPLVIAAALRHGSRGASSAILVMGTLAVAYTSGGRGPFGVLPMSAAERILAVQVFVAVLSLTALTLAAVVAERRRVEVFQRVLATAGAELASSPDWGATLPRVVRLIVPELCAGAAIWMVDTQDMVRRVAASGWTPGREAALRGQLPPLPCEPRRWRGHSGSGVLVPLRVRGGVVGALALVADAEDPPLGRREALLAEDLARRCAMAMENARLLDEAHEAIGARDDFISVAAHELRTPLATLTLRVQNLLSQLRRAGEQEGVLERLGFISRQVARLTGLVERVLDVGRVNAGTLELRREQVDLTALVEACVDRLADEAVRSGCELRLRTEAPHVSGWMDRGRVEQALTHLLGNAIKFGIGAPVDVELVQVDGRARLTVTDHGIGIPPEALERIFGRFERAVSSHQYGGLGLGLFLTRQIVEAHGGSIHVESEAGAGATFVLELPVQPSQSLQREPARPQPGV